The following coding sequences are from one Lolium rigidum isolate FL_2022 chromosome 6, APGP_CSIRO_Lrig_0.1, whole genome shotgun sequence window:
- the LOC124668067 gene encoding beta-galactosidase — protein MAAVASASGAMFPPTNSPHKPWEDPSFFRWRKRDAHVPLRTHDTLQGALKYWSDRRDVSYQDAESAVWTDDAVRGALDSAAFWAEGLPYARSLSGYWKFCLAQSPESVPEKFYDAQFNDSDWEALPVPSNWQMHGFDRPIYTNVTYPFPMNPPFVPSENPTGCYRKVFHIPKEWKGRRILLHFEAVDSAFIAWVNGVPIGYSQDSRLPAEFEITDCCHHSDPDKENVLAVQVMRWSDGSYLEDQDHWWLSGIHRDVLLLSKPQIFITDYFFKATLDENFRVADIEVEVEIDSNKQDREHVPTFSIEATIFDNSGPSDGLNSDMSAANVVNLKSKPNPKGGPCHGFHGYVLGGKMENPKLWSGEKPNLYTLVVLLKDANGKLIECESCQVGIRKVVLAHKQMLVNGCPVVMRGVNRHEHHPRVGKTNIEACMIKDLVLMRQNNINAVRNCHYPQHPRWYELCDIFGLYVIDEANMETHGFDESSHFKHPTLEPIWANCMLDRFVSMVERDKNHACIIIWSLGNESSHGPNHSAMSGWIRGRDPTRLIHYEGGGSRTSSTDIVCPMYMRVWDILKIAKDPSENRPLILCEYSHAMGNSNGNIDAYWKAIDSTLGLQGGFIWDWVDQGLTKEDADGSKAWAYGGDFGDTPNDLNFCINGIVWPDRMIHPAVNEVKYLYQPIKISLVDNILKIENLHFEETTAALDFNWVLLGDGCILGSGSLDVADLAPQSSHLIKAESSPWYPLWTTSAVKEAFLSINVKQRYKTRWAKEGHILASAQVCLPQTNGFVPHVIALTKSPLISERVGDSVIIGKSSEWKININSRLGTIDSWKINNVELLSKGILPCFWRAPTDNDNGGFYTKSYGTRWREAFLDNISFHSSQFSVKELPDNTVEVSTVYYGLPGHLAKPADDAALSEAQESALFRVHMRCRIYESGDVVLEYEVNPKSDLPPIPRVGIVFNAEKSLDHVTWYGRGPFECYPDRKAAAHVGVYESSVDDLHVPYIVPGECGGRADVRWVALRNADGYGIFASMHSEESSLMQMSASYYGATELNRATHNHKLVKGDDIEVHLDHRHMGVGGDDSWTPCVHEQYLLPPVSYAFSVRLRPVLPSSSCHDIYRSQLPH, from the exons ATGGCGGCGGTGGCTTCCGCGAGCGGCGCGATGTTCCCTCCCACGAACTCCCCGCACAAGCCCTGGGAGGACCCGTCCTTCTTCCGCTGGAGGAAGCGGGACGCGCACGTGCCGCTGCGCACGCACGACACCCTCCAAG GGGCGCTCAAGTACTGGAGTGACCGGAGGGACGTGAGCTACCAGGACGCCGAGTCCGCCGTCTGGACCGACGACGCGGTCCGCGGCGCGCTGGACAGCGCGGCGTTCTGGGCCGAGGGGCTGCCGTACGCGCGGTCGCTGAGCGGGTACTGGAAGTTTTGCTTGGCTCAGTCGCCGGAGAGCGTCCCGGAGAAATTCTACGATGCGCAGTTTAATGACTCAGATTGGGAGGCTCTGCCAG TTCCTTCAAACTGGCAAATGCACGGGTTTGACCGGCCGATCTACACGAACGTCACCTACCCTTTCCCGATGAACCCGCCATTCGTGCCGTCTGAAAACCCCACTGGCTGTTACAGGAAGGTTTTTCACATCCCAAAAGAGTGGAAAG gtcggaggatcttgttgcattTCGAAGCTGTTGATTCAGCGTTTATTGCTTGGGTAAATGGCGTACCGATTGGATATAG CCAGGACAGCAGGCTCCCTGCTGAGTTTGAAATCACCGATTGCTGCCATCATTCTGATCCAGACAAGGAAAATGTTCTTGCTGTTCAAGTCATGAGGTGGAGTGATGGTTCTTATCTTGAAGATCAAGACCATTGGTGGTTGTCTGGTATTCACAGGGATGTGCTACTACTGTCAAAACCACAG ATCTTTATAACGGATTACTTTTTCAAAGCAACCTTGGACGAGAACTTCCGTGTAGCTGATATTGAG GTTGAGGTGGAAATTGATTCAAACAAGCAAGACCGGGAGCATGTCCCAACTTTTTCTATTGAAGCAACAATATTCGATAATTCTGGACCATCTGATGGTTTAAATTCAGATATGTCAGCTGCTAATGTGGTCAATTTGAAGTCAAAGCCAAATCCTAAAGGAGGCCCTTGTCATGGTTTTCATGGTTATGTTCTTGGTGGGAAAATGGAAAATCCAAAGCTTTGGTCTGGTGAAAAA CCGAACTTATACACTCTTGTTGTTCTCCTTAAAGATGCCAATGGGAAGCTTATTGAGTGTGAATCATGCCAAGTAGGCATTCGGAAGGTAGTCCTGGCACACAAGCAGATGCTTGTCAATGGATGCCCTGTTGTAATGAGAGGCGTcaatagacatgagcatcacccaCGTGTCGGGAAGACCAATATAGAAGCATGCATGATCAAG GATCTAGTTTTGATGAGACAAAACAACATCAATGCTGTTAGAAACTGCCATTACCCCCAACATCCTAGGTGGTACGAGTTATGTGACATTTTTGGTCTTTATGTAATTGATGAAGCCAATATGGAGACACATGGCTTTGATGAATCTAGCCATTTCAAACATCCTACACTAGAACCCATTTGGGCAAATTGTATGCTGGATCGTTTCGTTAGCATGGTGGAGAGGGACAAAAATCATGCGTGCATAATTATTTGGTCCTTGGGAAATGAATCCTCACATGGGCCAAATCACTCTGCTATGTCTG GGTGGATTCGTGGAAGAGACCCGACAAGGCTCATCCATTATGAAGGGGGTGGCTCCAGAACATCTTCCACAGATATTGTATGCCCCATGTACATGCGTGTCTGGGATATTCTTAAGATTGCCAAAGATCCATCTGAAAATAGGCCCCTCATTCTTTGCGA ATATTCACATGCTATGGGGAACAGTAATGGTAATATTGATGCGTACTGGAAGGCGATAGACAGCACTCTGGGACTCCAAGGAGGTTTTATTTGGGACTGGGTCGATCAG GGTTTAACGAAGGAGGACGCCGATGGATCTAAAGCTTGGGCATATGGGGGTGACTTTGGAGACACTCCAAATGACTTAAATTTTTGCATTAATGGCATTGTGTGGCCTGATCGGATGATTCACCCAGCTGTTAATG AAGTTAAATATCTTTACCAGCCTATCAAAATATCATTGGTGGATAACATTCTTAAG ATTGAAAATTTACATTTTGAGGAGACAACAGCGGCTTTGGACTTCAATTGGGTTCTTCTTGGGGATGGTTGCATTTTGGGCTCTGGTTCACTCGATGTTGCAGACCTAGCACCACAAAGTAGCCATCTTATCAAGGCAGAATCATCACCTTGGTATCCTCTTTGGACCACATCTGCAGTAAAAGAAGCTTTCTTGTCTATAAATGTGAAACAGAGGTACAAAACACGATGGGCTAAAGAAGGTCATATCTTGGCTTCAGCACAAGTTTGTTTGCCTCAGACAAATGGCTTTGTCCCTCAT GTGATAGCATTGACCAAGAGCCCTTTGATCTCTGAACGGGTGGGTGATAGTGTAATCATTGGCAAGAGCAGCGAATGGAAAATCAACATAAACAGTCGATTGGGAACAATTGACAGTTGGAAG ATCAACAACGTCGAGCTTCTGAGCAAGGGTATACTTCCTTGCTTCTGGCGTGCACCAACTGACAATGACAACGGAGGCTTCTACACCAAGTCTTATGGTACAAGATGGAGAGAAGCCTTCCTGGACAACATTTCCTTCCACAGCAGTCAGTTCTCAGTGAAGGAGCTGCCAGACAACACCGTTGAGGTTTCCACCGTATATTACGGTCTACCTGGACACCTGGCGAAACCCGCCGATGACGCCGCTCTTTCAGAAGCTCAAGAGTCTGCGCTCTTCCGGGTCCACATGCGTTGCCGGATCTACGAGTCGGGCGACGTGGTCCTCGAATACGAGGTGAACCCCAAGAGCGACCTGCCCCCAATCCCCCGGGTGGGCATTGTGTTCAATGCCGAGAAATCCTTGGACCACGTCACATGGTACGGGAGGGGGCCGTTCGAGTGCTACCCCGACCGCAAGGCCGCCGCACACGTTGGCGTGTACGAGAGCAGCGTGGATGACCTCCACGTGCCATACATCGTCCCGGGCGAATGCGGTGGCCGTGCGGACGTCAGGTGGGTGGCGCTCCGGAACGCCGATGGGTACGGCATCTTCGCTTCGATGCACAGCGAGGAGTCCTCGCTGATGCAGATGAGCGCCAGCTACTACGGCGCCACGGAGCTCAACCGGGCGACACATAACCACAAGCTGGTCAAGGGAGACGACATCGAG GTGCACCTTGATCACAGGCACATGGGGGTGGGCGGGGACGACAGCTGGACGCCGTGCGTGCACGAGCAGTACCTGCTGCCGCCGGTGAGCTACGCCTTCTCGGTGAGGCTGCGGCCCGTGCTGCCGTCGTCATCGTGCCACGACATCTACCGCTCCCAGCTCCCCCATTGA
- the LOC124661174 gene encoding two-component response regulator ORR4-like isoform X1, protein MTVVDAESRFHVLAVDDSIIDRKLIEMLLKTSSYQVTTVDSGSKALEVLGLREEGDDSSPSSSSSSPDHQQEVGVNLIITDYCMPGMTGYDLLRRVKGSSSLKDIPVVIMSSENVPARINRCLEDGAEEFFLKPVKLADMKKLKSHLVRRKQPQLQPQEKPLPQQQKPEPLPQQQKPEPVPQEQKPDQAPQQPAEDAPAPEVVAVSECSSKKRKAAAIEPEVLSSPVTTNPRLPSSGLAVET, encoded by the exons ATGACGGTGGTCGACGCCGAGTCCCGGTTCCACGTCTTGGCGGTGGACGACAGCATCATCGACAGGAAGCTCATCGAGATGCTGCTCAAGACCTCCTCCTACCAAG TGACCACGGTGGATTCCGGGAGCAAGGCGCTGGAGGTGCTGGGTCTGAGAGAGGAGGGAGACGACTCAtcaccctcttcttcctcctcctcccccgaccATCA GCAGGAGGTGGGCGTGAATTTGATCATCACTGACTACTGCATGCCTGGCATGACAGGATACGATCTGCTGAGGCGGGTCAAG GGCTCATCTTCACTCAAGGATATTCCGGTGGTGATCATGTCTTCCGAGAATGTGCCTGCCAGGATCAACAG GTGCTTGGAAGATGGCGCGGAGGAGTTCTTCCTGAAGCCCGTGAAGCTCGCCGACATGAAGAAGCTCAAGTCCCACCTGGTCAGGCGGAAGCAGCCGCAGCTCCAGCCACAAGAGAAGCCACTGCCGCAGCAGCAGAAGCCAGAGCCATTGCCGCAGCAGCAGAAGCCAGAGCCAGTGCCGCAGGAGCAGAAACCGGATCAAGCACCCCAGCAGCCGGCGGAGGATGCGCCGGCGCCTGAAGTGGTCGCCGTCAGTGAGTGCAGCAGCAAGAAGCGGAAGGCGGCAGCGATAGAGCCGGAGGTGCTGTCGTCGCCGGTGACCACGAATCCCAGACTGCCCAGCAGCGGCCTGGCAGTGGAGACCTGA
- the LOC124661174 gene encoding two-component response regulator ORR4-like isoform X2 has translation MTVVDAESRFHVLAVDDSIIDRKLIEMLLKTSSYQVTTVDSGSKALEVLGLREEGDDSSPSSSSSSPDHQEVGVNLIITDYCMPGMTGYDLLRRVKGSSSLKDIPVVIMSSENVPARINRCLEDGAEEFFLKPVKLADMKKLKSHLVRRKQPQLQPQEKPLPQQQKPEPLPQQQKPEPVPQEQKPDQAPQQPAEDAPAPEVVAVSECSSKKRKAAAIEPEVLSSPVTTNPRLPSSGLAVET, from the exons ATGACGGTGGTCGACGCCGAGTCCCGGTTCCACGTCTTGGCGGTGGACGACAGCATCATCGACAGGAAGCTCATCGAGATGCTGCTCAAGACCTCCTCCTACCAAG TGACCACGGTGGATTCCGGGAGCAAGGCGCTGGAGGTGCTGGGTCTGAGAGAGGAGGGAGACGACTCAtcaccctcttcttcctcctcctcccccgaccATCAG GAGGTGGGCGTGAATTTGATCATCACTGACTACTGCATGCCTGGCATGACAGGATACGATCTGCTGAGGCGGGTCAAG GGCTCATCTTCACTCAAGGATATTCCGGTGGTGATCATGTCTTCCGAGAATGTGCCTGCCAGGATCAACAG GTGCTTGGAAGATGGCGCGGAGGAGTTCTTCCTGAAGCCCGTGAAGCTCGCCGACATGAAGAAGCTCAAGTCCCACCTGGTCAGGCGGAAGCAGCCGCAGCTCCAGCCACAAGAGAAGCCACTGCCGCAGCAGCAGAAGCCAGAGCCATTGCCGCAGCAGCAGAAGCCAGAGCCAGTGCCGCAGGAGCAGAAACCGGATCAAGCACCCCAGCAGCCGGCGGAGGATGCGCCGGCGCCTGAAGTGGTCGCCGTCAGTGAGTGCAGCAGCAAGAAGCGGAAGGCGGCAGCGATAGAGCCGGAGGTGCTGTCGTCGCCGGTGACCACGAATCCCAGACTGCCCAGCAGCGGCCTGGCAGTGGAGACCTGA
- the LOC124667949 gene encoding uncharacterized protein LOC124667949, whose amino-acid sequence MAAGGVEEAENTFLLKSSDGAEFLVSDLEASQSRTIQRQIECMVFQKAYGLKDSAIHLGVKSNILSKALEYIKKHLESDASGGGTWGAKFVDVDHETLCDFIIASDYLCIQGLLELASHTLKNKIKGKSPQEIRTMFNITSGSPLQQDEEDVDGLCATMAMLNDCDFEAHANRDLTLEEKSLKALDIVRRQEFTDYDPKLNDFMCTRLCLFNMAFFDIDEESTIGRGQLLHPRHELIEEESINVISLKICESDVGFPINLFGTVIARDEVDYKCVHLFRREADDPQFITSPDDMLALTDPCRGLVASDKIYFEINLKIKTDSGAIQDFSKGLLVFNSVCLSEDEQSRTSCLTSWLSDVELTCAHVLDPMEATIAINLLKGKCNISRVEAWTTENSEDHMILYENKAADTQIVIDDGGTVPLTRRVVAVPLDEKVVLSLVGDDESEPLVLTLGQTDEVHACKMGCGELQVKIAWTAIPERRKYNKWEFVGDELLML is encoded by the exons ATGGCGGCCGGGGGAGTTGAGGAGGCGGAGAACACTTTCTTGTTGAAGAGCTCCGACGGAGCGGAGTTCCTGGTGTCCGATCTTGAGGCAAGTCAGTCCAGGACAATCCAGAGACAGATCGAGTGCATGGTCTTCCAGAAGGCATACGGCCTCAAAGACTCCGCCATCCATCTTGGCGTCAAAAGCAATATTCTTTCCAAAGCACTTGAATACATCAAGAAGCACTTAGAATCTGATgcctccggcggcggcacctGGGGCGCGAAGTTCGTCGATGTCGACCACGAGACCCTCTGCGATTTCATAATT GCTTCGGACTACCTTTGCATCCAAGGACTCCTTGAGCTGGCCAGCCACACTCTTAAGAATAAGATCAAGGGGAAATCGCCCCAGGAGATTCGTACGATGTTCAATATTACGAGTGGCTCCCCTCTACAACAGGATGAAGAAGATGTTGATGGATTGTGCGCTACCATG GCTATGTTGAACGATTGTGATTTTGAGGCTCATGCGAACCGTGATCTCACATTGGAGGAAAAGTCGTTAAAGGCTCTTGACATAGTTCGTCGCCAAGAGTTCACTGATTATGACCCCAAACTCAATGATTTTATGTGTACACGATTATGCTTGTTCAACATGGCCTTCTTTGACATCGACGAAGAGT CTACGATCGGCCGTGGGCAGCTCCTTCATCCACGGCACGAGTTAATTGAGGAAGAATCCATCAATGTCATTTCCTTGAAGATATGTGAATCGGATGTAGGCTTCCCGATCAACTTATTTGGTACCGTCATTGCAAGGGATGAAGTCGATTATAAATGTGTTCATCTGTTTAGACGTGAAGCGGATGATCCCCAATTCATCACCTCGCCG GATGATATGTTAGCTTTGACGGATCCATGTCGAGGGCTTGTTGCGTCAGATAAAATTTATTTCGAGATCAATCTAAAGATTAAGACTGATAGTGGAGCAATTCAAGATTTTAGCAAAGGGCTTCTGGTTTTTAATAGCGTTTGTCTCAGTGAGGATGAACAGTCCAGGACGAGTTGTCTAACCAGTTGGCTGAGTGATGTGGAATTGACATGTGCACACGTTCTAGATCCCATGGAAGCTACCATTGCAATCAATTTGTTGAAGGGGAAATGCAATATTTCAAGAGTGGAAGCTTGGACTACTGAAAATAGTGAGGATCACATGATTCTTTATGAAAATAAAGCAGCAGACACTCAGATAGTAATCGATGATGGTGGCACAGTTCCGTTAACGCGTCGTGTGGTAGCTGTGCCGCTTGATGAGAAGGTGGTGCTTTCTCTTGTTGGCGATGACGAAAGTGAACCCCTTGTGCTCACGCTGGGGCAGACTGATGAAGTGCATGCTTGCAAGATGGGTTGCGGCGAATTGCAGGTCAAAATTGCTTGGACAGCTATACCGGAGAGACGGAAATATAACAAGTGGGAGTTCGTCGGGGATGAGCTCCTGATGTTGTGA